From the genome of Methanobrevibacter smithii ATCC 35061, one region includes:
- the carA gene encoding glutamine-hydrolyzing carbamoyl-phosphate synthase small subunit, producing the protein MVKMAKLALEDGTVLKGDGFGYETTKVGELVFSTGMVGYTESLTDPSFKGEILMSTYPLEGNYGVSEEWYQSDKIQAEGFVVREVCREVSNFSSQKTLDDFLNEFETPGISGIDTRDLTLKIREEGSMKAAISTEDIPDSELIELARAQQSIIDIDVVPQVSTKEIKVFNEDANKKVALIDCGVKKNIINNFLERGIGVVLFPYDTDYKTILNYSPDGLMITSGPGNPDRVHETISTVQKLSERLPIFGICMGQQLVAKSFGARSYKMKFGHRGANQPVKDLKTGKVYITSQNHGFTIDKESINETDLVLTQVNLNDGTPEGFSHKELPVHCIQYHPEAGPGPNDTRYVFDKFSQMMDEY; encoded by the coding sequence ATGGTAAAAATGGCTAAATTAGCTTTGGAAGATGGTACAGTTTTAAAAGGTGATGGTTTCGGTTATGAAACTACTAAGGTAGGGGAACTTGTTTTTTCAACTGGTATGGTTGGTTATACTGAATCTTTAACTGATCCTTCTTTTAAAGGAGAAATATTAATGTCTACTTATCCTTTAGAGGGAAATTATGGGGTAAGTGAAGAATGGTATCAGTCAGATAAAATTCAAGCTGAAGGTTTTGTTGTAAGGGAAGTTTGCAGAGAAGTTTCTAATTTTTCATCACAAAAAACTTTAGATGATTTTTTAAATGAATTTGAAACTCCTGGAATTAGTGGAATCGACACACGTGATTTAACTCTTAAAATTCGTGAAGAAGGTTCAATGAAAGCAGCTATTTCAACTGAAGACATTCCTGACAGTGAATTAATAGAACTTGCACGTGCTCAACAAAGCATTATTGATATTGACGTTGTGCCGCAGGTATCTACTAAAGAAATTAAAGTTTTCAATGAGGATGCCAACAAAAAAGTAGCTTTAATTGACTGCGGTGTTAAGAAAAATATTATAAACAACTTTTTGGAACGTGGAATAGGAGTTGTTTTGTTCCCATATGATACTGATTATAAAACTATTTTGAATTACTCTCCTGACGGTTTGATGATTACTTCAGGACCAGGAAATCCTGATAGGGTACATGAAACTATCAGCACAGTTCAAAAATTATCTGAAAGATTACCTATTTTTGGAATTTGTATGGGTCAGCAGTTAGTAGCTAAATCTTTTGGAGCCAGATCTTACAAAATGAAATTTGGACACAGAGGGGCAAATCAGCCGGTAAAAGATTTGAAGACAGGTAAAGTATATATCACTTCTCAAAATCACGGATTTACTATTGATAAAGAGTCTATTAATGAGACTGACTTAGTTTTAACTCAAGTAAATCTTAATGATGGAACTCCTGAAGGTTTTTCACATAAGGAATTGCCTGTTCACTGTATTCAGTACCATCCTGAAGCAGGACCTGGTCCAAATGATACAAGATATGTTTTTGATAAATTTAGTCAAATGATGGATGAATATTAA